In Clarias gariepinus isolate MV-2021 ecotype Netherlands chromosome 1, CGAR_prim_01v2, whole genome shotgun sequence, one DNA window encodes the following:
- the LOC128510322 gene encoding activity-regulated cytoskeleton-associated protein-like — protein sequence MVALTDKVSSVERDFRQSLDSSVNREISLRDAVDASLEGLKRYCQEALEKMERAIVDCFLRRDVIWENQMKRLRLTSTPTSHRLQACTPAQQYQDQHCPSTSVTTATAKVKHPSSPDIYDIPPCVQPLSSAQSTSSVSPPSASLYARPSICMEFSAFGNASETADVFNFLEQAENYLDIRPLTSPELLGTLGSVLRGPALSWWKAEKGKVKDWKSFKQALMAAFLPEDYLTEVEVNLRSRVQQPGERLRDFAYDYCALCLKWKPDISEEELVGRILLNINPKVAGCLRGTVNTVEQLVKRGSRVEKDCEDCLNLGPDTISQEPPSQKRDDDPCLAITNTKASADLPSDMIIT from the exons ATGGTGGCGCTTACAGATAAAGTGAGCTCAGTAGAGCGGGATTTTAGACAGTCCCTAGACAGCAGTGTCAACCGAGAAATCAGTCTTCGTGACGCAGTGGACGCGAGCTTGGAAGGGCTGAagcgctactgccaagaggCTCTCGAGAAAATGGAGAGAGCCATCGTTGACTGTTTTCTACGACGTGACGTcatctgggaaaaccagatgaaGAGACTGCGTCTCACTAGTACGCCCACCAGCCACAGGTTACAGGCCTGCACCCCTGCACAACAATATCAGGATCAACATTGCCCCAGCACTTCAGTCACTACAGCTACGGCCAAGGTAAAGCACCCTAGCAGTCCTGATATCtacgacattcctccttgtgttcaaCCACTCTCTTCTGCTCAGTCCACCTCCTCAGTCTCACCCCCTTCTGCTTCTCTTTATGCTCGACCATCcatatgcatggagttttctgCCTTTGGCAACGCGTCAGAGACAGCTGATGTGTTTAACTTCCTTGAGCAAGCCGAGAATTATCTGGATATCAGACCACTGACCAGCCCAGAGCTGCTAGGAACCCTCGGCTCGGTtctacgaggacctgctctgagtTGGTGGAAGGCggagaaaggcaaggtgaaggattggaagtcttttaaacaggcattaaTGGCGGCGTTTTTACCTGAGGACTACCTCACGGAAGTTGAAGTCAACTTAAGGTCTCGGGTACAGCAGCCGGGAGAACGCCTGAGGGACTTTGCCTATGACTACTGTGCCCTCTGTCTAAAGTGGAAGCCGGATATCTCAgaggaagaactagtggggcGAATCCTGCTGAACATCAACCCAAAAGTGGCCGGATGTCTAAGAGGAACGGTGAACACGgtggaacagctggtgaagaGAGGTTCCAGGGTAGAGAAAGACTGCGAGGACTGTTTAAATCTGGGTCCAGATACCATTTCCCAAGAGCCCCCGTCACAGAAAAGGGATGACGATCCATGTCTAGCCATCACGAACACTAAAGCTTCCGCCGACCTACCCAGCGACATGA TCATCACATAA